One stretch of Pseudochaenichthys georgianus unplaced genomic scaffold, fPseGeo1.2 scaffold_1021_arrow_ctg1, whole genome shotgun sequence DNA includes these proteins:
- the LOC117440522 gene encoding ELKS/Rab6-interacting/CAST family member 1-like, translating into QEALLAAISEKDANIALLELSSSKKKKTQDEVAALKREKDGLVHQLKQQTQNRMKLMSDNYEDEHLKVSSPSSEQPNNHKPSPDQILSPLLDLNQNRSKLKLYISHLTSLCQERDPNHTAGLRPAPRLSPL; encoded by the exons GCAAGAGGCGCTGCTGGCAGCCATCAGTGAGAAAGACGCCAACATCGCCCTGCTGGAGCTCTCCTCctccaagaagaagaaaacccaGGACGAGGTGGCAGCTCTGAAGCGGGAGAAGGATGGTCTGGTTCATCAGCTCAAACAGCAG acTCAAAACCGGATGAAGCTTATGTCTGACAATTATGAAGATGAGCACCTGAAAGTCTCCTCTCCAAGCTCAGAGCAGCCCAACAATCACAAGCCCTCCCCAGATCAG attctctctcctctcctggaTCTCAATCAGAATCGCAGCAAGCTGAAGCTGTACATCAGTCACCTGACCTCGCTGTGTCAGGAGCGAGACCCCAATCATACTGCAGGACTTCGCCCCGCCCCCCGCCTATCACCGCtctga